A genomic window from Candidatus Paceibacter sp. includes:
- a CDS encoding prepilin-type N-terminal cleavage/methylation domain-containing protein: MISVKKVKNQQGFNLMELLVIVSIIAMVNMVIFAGYPKFNRRIALKKTTAEIALAVRQAQSNSLAVKKFDKSVSNPFPDYGIHFEKDKNNFTIFADTNNSRTYGGASADCSDTECVEFFSINNSTQVGTVELCQKSSSCASYQKVDIVYPRGRTAVIAYVRGVDDSGGVYECSSCSYARIRVDSLGNLVPPKYLYVWFNGQISIKDN; this comes from the coding sequence ATGATTTCTGTCAAAAAGGTTAAGAATCAGCAGGGGTTTAACCTTATGGAGCTTTTGGTGATAGTTTCCATAATCGCCATGGTTAACATGGTTATTTTTGCTGGTTACCCCAAGTTTAACCGCCGGATAGCTCTCAAAAAAACGACGGCCGAGATAGCTTTGGCGGTAAGGCAGGCGCAGTCAAACTCCTTAGCTGTCAAAAAATTCGATAAAAGCGTTTCAAATCCATTTCCGGACTATGGAATACATTTTGAAAAAGATAAAAATAATTTTACTATTTTTGCCGACACCAACAACAGCAGAACTTATGGAGGAGCATCCGCCGATTGCTCCGACACCGAATGTGTTGAATTTTTTAGCATAAATAATTCTACCCAGGTTGGTACAGTGGAACTGTGTCAAAAATCTTCAAGTTGCGCTTCTTATCAAAAAGTTGATATTGTCTACCCAAGAGGCAGAACAGCGGTAATCGCTTACGTCCGCGGCGTAGACGATTCCGGCGGGGTTTACGAATGCTCCTCCTGCTCATACGCCCGGATAAGAGTTGATTCGCTGGGCAACCTTGTGCCTCCGAAATATCTTTATGTCTGGTTTAACGGGCAGATAAGCATCAAGGATAATTAA
- a CDS encoding type II secretion system protein, protein MLKFKCQNQKGKIILSKMTRGFTLIETIVAIALLSAAVAGPLTMAIKSISNASVSQDQLTAFYLAQEAIEYVRKVRDDNVLSGNSGSDWLDGLDECVLVDMPLCNSGITTFDYTGTAQECKIPPGVTSVEITAYGAAPGGLGGMAKGTISVTSNDILHVYVGGSSGYNGGGNGGSGVPTPAHGGNGGGASDVRLNGTNFSDRVLVAGGGGGGGAYGSKPGRGGSGGGGDGDNAGCVGFGGMGGTLLSGGVGGKGSQNGTPGVPGNGGNGGNGGNGWYDGGGGGGGGGGYYGGGGGGSGTYDGSCWPYSGGGGGGGGSSYVPSGGTTQSGVETGNGQVIIDAGGSGGGGGKKTNKVGCYIDARDGKVDQCPETGCPVLNKVGDGYGYSGSNGTIYTRTVKIDGTLNGGNEARVNVEVKWNGRFGQKSMLLQDNIFNWR, encoded by the coding sequence ATGTTAAAGTTCAAATGTCAAAACCAGAAAGGTAAAATAATTCTGTCAAAAATGACAAGAGGTTTCACTCTCATAGAAACTATTGTTGCTATAGCGCTTCTTTCCGCCGCGGTGGCCGGACCGCTGACCATGGCGATAAAAAGCATCAGCAACGCTTCCGTGTCGCAAGACCAACTGACGGCCTTTTATCTGGCGCAGGAGGCTATAGAATACGTGAGAAAGGTGCGGGACGATAACGTATTGAGCGGAAATTCCGGAAGCGATTGGCTGGATGGGTTGGATGAGTGCGTTTTAGTTGACATGCCGCTTTGTAATTCCGGAATCACTACTTTTGATTATACTGGAACGGCTCAAGAGTGTAAAATTCCTCCTGGCGTGACAAGTGTTGAAATTACGGCTTACGGAGCAGCCCCCGGGGGATTAGGGGGTATGGCTAAGGGGACAATTTCCGTTACCTCAAACGATATTTTACATGTATACGTAGGCGGTTCCAGTGGTTACAATGGTGGAGGTAATGGAGGGAGTGGTGTACCAACCCCCGCTCATGGAGGTAATGGTGGTGGTGCTTCTGACGTCAGACTTAATGGAACCAACTTTTCTGATAGAGTACTTGTTGCTGGCGGTGGAGGAGGAGGGGGGGCTTATGGTTCTAAACCAGGTCGTGGAGGGTCTGGTGGCGGAGGTGATGGAGACAATGCTGGTTGCGTGGGTTTTGGAGGAATGGGTGGAACGTTGTTATCGGGTGGAGTAGGAGGTAAAGGTAGTCAAAATGGTACACCTGGTGTACCAGGCAACGGCGGCAACGGCGGCAACGGCGGTAATGGGTGGTATGATGGTGGTGGTGGTGGTGGTGGTGGTGGTGGGTATTACGGCGGCGGTGGTGGCGGGTCAGGGACTTACGACGGCTCTTGTTGGCCATATTCTGGTGGCGGCGGTGGTGGCGGTGGAAGTAGCTATGTTCCGTCTGGAGGCACAACTCAAAGCGGCGTGGAAACGGGAAATGGCCAAGTAATTATCGATGCGGGAGGCAGCGGCGGCGGCGGCGGGAAAAAAACAAACAAGGTTGGTTGTTACATAGACGCGCGCGATGGTAAGGTAGACCAATGTCCGGAAACCGGTTGCCCCGTTTTGAACAAAGTCGGCGACGGTTATGGTTATTCCGGCTCCAACGGCACAATTTATACCAGAACCGTCAAAATTGACGGCACCTTAAACGGCGGCAACGAGGCCAGAGTTAACGTGGAAGTAAAATGGAACGGCCGGTTCGGGCAAAAATCAATGCTTTTGCAGGATAATATTTTTAATTGGAGGTGA
- a CDS encoding type II secretion system protein, whose amino-acid sequence MNQELRIKNSELKTNGKSYLTGGFTLIEIIVAVGVFAIVMTVSLAAFLNLIDMQWKTESFRKVNGNLNYAMEAITRDIRAGNGYSSCGAGCFSFTDSTGAVVIYKLETGSAGGYISRTVNSSQSMMTADDVNITGLSFDVSGTGANDSEQPLVVIRINGESGLKEKLKSKLNIQATVAQRKLDSGS is encoded by the coding sequence ATGAATCAAGAATTACGAATCAAGAATAGTGAATTAAAAACAAACGGAAAATCTTATTTGACAGGGGGTTTTACTCTCATAGAAATAATCGTGGCCGTGGGGGTGTTTGCCATCGTGATGACGGTTTCTCTGGCGGCGTTTTTGAATTTGATTGACATGCAATGGAAGACGGAATCTTTTCGCAAAGTCAACGGCAATCTTAACTACGCCATGGAGGCGATAACCAGGGACATCAGGGCCGGAAACGGCTACTCTTCCTGCGGAGCGGGTTGCTTTTCTTTCACTGATTCCACAGGGGCGGTCGTTATTTATAAGCTGGAAACCGGAAGCGCCGGGGGTTACATATCAAGAACGGTCAATTCCAGTCAGTCAATGATGACAGCCGATGACGTCAACATCACCGGACTTTCTTTTGACGTTTCCGGAACCGGCGCCAACGACAGCGAACAGCCGCTGGTCGTCATTCGCATAAACGGCGAGTCCGGATTAAAAGAAAAACTGAAATCAAAGCTGAACATCCAGGCGACGGTGGCGCAGAGGAAGCTGGATTCGGGAAGTTAA